One region of Oligoflexus sp. genomic DNA includes:
- a CDS encoding OsmC family protein codes for MSVETRVTVSGASSGFVQDVQMGRHRLTTDEPVSQGGTDLGPAPYDLLLASLGSCTSMTVSMYARRKNWPLESVRVELRHSKVKVGEPVAEGGKVPEKDQIEREIHLVGPLTAEQHERLLDIANKCPVHRTLKSEILIHTRLV; via the coding sequence ATGTCCGTTGAAACCAGAGTGACCGTTAGCGGTGCCTCATCAGGCTTTGTGCAGGATGTTCAGATGGGTCGGCATCGACTCACCACCGATGAGCCCGTGTCCCAGGGTGGTACCGATCTGGGACCTGCGCCCTATGATCTTCTGCTGGCGAGTCTCGGCAGCTGCACGTCCATGACCGTTTCGATGTATGCCCGGCGGAAAAACTGGCCCTTGGAATCGGTGCGCGTCGAGCTGCGGCATTCCAAGGTCAAGGTTGGCGAACCCGTGGCCGAAGGCGGAAAGGTTCCGGAAAAGGATCAGATTGAACGCGAGATTCACCTGGTCGGGCCTCTTACCGCAGAGCAGCATGAACGCCTGCTGGATATTGCCAACAAGTGTCCCGTGCATCGAACCCTGAAATCCGAGATTTTGATCCACACGCGCCTTGTGTGA